GCACGCGGTGGCCAGGAGCCGGACCTCGTTGAACGCGCTGCGCTCCTCCTGCCCGGCGTCGGACGCCTCGGCGCCACGCACCAGCATCCGCAGCAACGGCGCGGCGTCGCCCCGGCGCGCGGCGACCAGGGCGGCCGGCATCGATGCGCGGACCATCGGGTCGAAGTCGCCCTCCGCGAAGAGCCCGAGGACGTCCTTGACGCGGACGGTCGCGGAACGCTCGCGACCGGCCTTCGTCACCGCGGTCCCGCGCAGCGGGGAGCGGCGTAGGCGTGTCAGCAGCTGCGCCATCGCGGTCTCCGGCGCCGTGATGCACCCGGGCGGGAAGCAGACCTCGCGCAGCACGCGCGCGGCGGCGCGGGAGGGGAGGAGGTTCATCGCGTCGAGCCCCTCGATCGGCGACGGCGAGTCGAGCACGACGGCCTGGGTGCGCGCGGGGAAGCGCCGCGCGTACTCGCCGGCCACCTGGGCGCCGTAGGAGCCGCCGGTGATGACGATCCGCTCGTCGCCCAGGGCGGCGCGCAGGGCCTCCACGTCGAGCGTCTCCTGGTAGGTCGTGAAGGCGGCGCGCCGGCGGCCGAGGTCCTCGCCACAGCGGTTGGTCCGGGCCGCCGTCTCGGCGACGCTGTCACCGGGCTGCCCGAAGACGCCCTTCGGTGCGGTGCTGCACAGCAGCGGCGACGAGGCGCCCGTGCCGCGCGGGTCGTAGAAGACCAGGTCGAAGCCCTCGCGCAGCGGCGCGAACGGCGCTCCCTTGCCGACGGCCAGCAACGCATCGGGGATGCCGCGGGCACCGGGGCCACCGGGGACCGAGACGATGGTGCCGCGCTTGGTTCCGGTCGCGGGCAGGCGGACGTAGTGCACGGTGAGCGTCCCGGGCAGCGCGCCACCGTGGTCCACCGGGACGTCGAGCGTGCCGCGCTGCGTGCCCGGCGGCAGGACGTCCTCGATCCCCTGCGCTCCGGCCGTCGCTCCCGGCAGTCCGAGGACCGCGAGGACGACGGCGACCGCACCCACCCCAAGGCGACCCATGGAGCGGGCCGGTACCCGCGCGACGCGGTGTCGCACTCCTTCGCCGGTCAAGACTCCCCGACCGGGTGGGCGCATGCCGTCCGCTCGGGCTGGGAAGCCGCCGGGACATGGGCTCTGACGCAGACCGCCAGCTCGCCGTCGTCACCGGCGCCTCCAGCGGCATCGGCTTCCACCTGGCTCGGGAGTTCGCCGAGCACGGCTTCGACCTCGTGGTCGCCGCCGAGGACGCCGAGCTGTCCCAGGCGCGCGCCGACCTCGAGCACCTGGGCGCCCACGTCGAGGCGGTGCAGGTCGACCTCAGCACCCGGGAGGGCGTCGAGGAGCTCGCCTCGCGCGTCGGCGACCGGCCCGTCGCGGCGCTCGCGCTCAACGCGGGCATCGGCATGGGCGGCGACTTCGTCCGTGACACCGACCTCGAGCAGGAGCTGCGGATGGTCGACCTCAACTGCCGCTCGACGGTCCACCTCGCCAAGCGGCTGCTGCCCGGCATGGTGGAGCGCGGGGCGGGTCGCGTGCTCGTCACGTCGTCGGTCGCCTCGACGATGCCGGGGCCCTACCAGGCGGTCTACAACGCGACGAAGTCCTTCACCCAGTCCTTCGCCGAGGCGATCCGCGAGGAGCTCAAGGACACCGGCGTCACGGTCACGTCGCTCATGCCCGGCCCGACCGAGACCGAGTTCTTCGACCGCGCCGACATGCGCGACACGAAGATCGGCTCGCCGGAGGGCAACGACGACCCGGCCGACGTCGCCAAGGACGGCTTCGAGGCGCTCATGGCCGGCAAGCAGCAGGTCGTGGCCGGCGCGAAGGCCAACTCGCTGCAGGCCCGCGCCGGCCGGCTCGTCCCCGATGCGCTCAAGGCCAAGGGCCACGCCGCGATGGCGAAGCCCGGCTCGGCCTCCGACGACGACTAGCCGCCGGCGCCGGGGGCCGCGGTGGCGTGCTCGCCGACGAAGCGCGCCCGCAGGTCCTTCTTGGAGAACTTGCCCACGCTCGTCTTCGGGACCTCGTCGATGAGCTCGACGCGCTCGGGCACCCACCACCGCGCCACGCGCCCGTCGAGGAACGCGCGCACGTCGTCGGCGGTCAGCTGCTGGCCCTCGGCCGGCACGACGCACGCCAGCGGCCGCTCGCCCCACTTCTCGTCGGGAACGGCGATCACCGCCGCCTCGGCCACGCGGTCGTCGGCCATGATCTCGTTCTCGAGCTCGACGGAGGAGATCCACTCGCCGCCGGACTTGATGACGTCCTTCGTGCGGTCCACGAGCCGGATGTAGCCCTCGGCGTCGATCGTCGCGACGTCGCCGGTCTGCAGCCAGCCGTCGTCGGTGATCGGCGAGCGCTCGTCGTCGTAGTAGCCGTTGGCGATCCACGGGCCGCGGCACTGCAGCTCGCCCTGCGCGCTGCCGTCCCACGGCAGCTCCTCGCCGGTCTCCTGGTCCTGGATGCGGACCTCGACCAGCGGTGCGGGCAGGCCGGCGGTCGCGCGCACCCCGGCCAGCGCCTCCTCGTCCTGGCCGTCGAGGGTCGACTTGACGCGGGCCACCGAGCCGATCGGGCTGGTCTCCGTCATGCCCCACGCCTGGAGGATGGGTCGGCCGAGCTTCTCGCGGTAGGCCTCCGACAGGGCCCGGGGCACGGCCGAGCCCCCGCAGACGACCCGCGTGAGCGCCGAGAGGTCGCGGCCGTCGAGCTCGGCGAGCATGCCCATCCAGATCGTCGGGACGCCGGCGGTGAGCGTCACGCGCTCCGCCTCGAGGAGCGCGACGATCGCGCCCGGGGACAGGTCGGGGCCCGGCAGGACGAGCGACGAGCCGGTCATGACCGCGGCGTGGGCGAGGCCCCACGCGTTGGCGTGGAACATCGGGACGACCGGCAGGACCGTGTCGCGCTCGCTGAGGCCGAAGGTGTCGGCGAGCATCGTCGCCATCGCGTGCAGCGTCATCGAGCGGTGCGAGTAGACGACGCCCTTCGGGTTGCCGGTCGTGCCGCTCGTGTAGCACATGGCCGCGGCCTGGTCCTCGTCCTCGACGGCGAAGCGCTCGACCGGCTCGGCCTGCGCCAGGAGCTCCTCGTAGTCGCGCACGCGCGGGTCGTCGGGGACCTCGACGTCGGCGCCGTCGTCCATCACCACCACGTGCTCGACCGTCTCGAGCTGGTCGACCAGCGGCCACAGCAGGGGGATGAGCGACCGGTCGACGAAGACGACCTCGTCCTCGGCGTGGTTGGCGACGTAGACGACCTGCTCGGGGAACAGGCGGATGTTCAGCGTGTGCAGGACGCGGCCGCTGCAGGGGGCCGCGAAGTAGAGCTGGAGATGGCGCTGGGTGTTCCAGGCGAACGTCCCGACCCGGCCGTCGGCCGAGACGCCGAGCGCGTCGAGCACGCCGGCCAGCCGGCGCGTGCGCACGGCCCACTCGCGGTAGGTCGTGCGCTCCACGCCCTGCTTGGTCGCGGTGACCACCTCCTTGTCGGCGAACATCCGCTCAGCGCGGTCGAACGCCTGCACGAGGGTCAGCGGGGTCGGCTGCATCAGGCCCTGCATCGGTGGTCCTCCGGAAGTCGGCGGCGGGGTGCCGCCGACCCTCTCAGAACCGCCGCGGGCCGTCGAGTGCCAGGTGCTCGAGCACGCCGGTGAAGGACAGCAGCTCGGCTGCCGTACCCGTCCCGGGCGCGACCTCGAAGTGCCAGCCCTGCGCCTCGGCGGCGCGGGTCCAGCGCAGGACGAGGTTGACGGCGGTGGAGTCGGCGAACGACAGGCCGCCGAGGTCCAGCACCAGGTCGACGAACCCGACCTCGCGCAGCTCGTCGAGCTGGCGCTCGACGACCGGCTCGGTCTCGATGTCCAGCTCACCGGCGAGCACGACGCGCACGCGCTGGCGCTCGGGCTGCACCGTGCAGGTGAACGTCGGAGGGATGAGGTCGGCGGGCATGGGCCCGCCTTGGATGGGCGCTGCAGGGGGCACGGAAGCTCCTCGAGTCGAAGGTCGAGGCCCGGGGCTGCGACGCTGTGCCGGCCCTGTGCCTCGTTGTGTGAGCTGCCTGCCGGTCCCTCGCGCTGCGGTGGACCGTGCCTGCTGTCGTTCGACTGTAGCCCTCGGGACGCCCCAGCGCTCCGGTGGGTTGTGATGCAACGGAGGGCGGCTCCGGCGGGTAGAGGTGGCGCCGTGGCCGCGACCGCCGTCGACGCCTGGGCGCCCCTGCGGCGTCCCGTCTTCCGGACGCTCTACGTCGCGCAGTTCGCTTCCAACCTCGGCACCTGGATGCAGACGGTGGGCGCGCAGTGGCTCATGGGCGACCTCGGCGGCGGCCCCTTGGCGGTCGCCCTCGTCCAGACCGCGCTGACGCTCCCCGTCTTCCTGACCGTCGTGCCGGCGGGCGTGCTGGGGGACCTGCTCGACCGCCGCCGCCTGCTGATGGCGGCCCAGAGCGGGATGCTGCTCGTCGCCGCCGCGCTGGCGGTGCTGACCTTCGCCGACGTCACGACGCAGGCGCTCCTGCTGGGCCTGACCTTCTGCCTCGGCCTGGGCCAGGCGCTGGTGATGCCGTCGTGGCAGGCGATCCAGCCCGAGCTCGTCGGCCGCGGCGAGGTCCCGCAGGCCGCGACGCTCAACGGCGTCAACGTCAACGTGGCGAGGGCCGTGGGGCCCGCGGTCGGGGGCGTGCTCGTGGCGGCGGCGGGGCCGGGGGTCGTCTTCGCCGTCAACGCCGTCTCGTTCCTGGCCACCGTGGGAGCCCTGTCGCGGTGGGCGCGCCCGGTGGAGGAGCGCACGCTGGGGACCGAGCCGTTCGGCGACGCGATCCTCGCGGGTGCGCGCTTCGTGCGCAGCGCGCCGGCGCTGCGCCGGCTGCTCGTGCGCACCGCGCTGTTCATCGTCCCCGCCAGCGCGCTGTGGGCGCTGCTGCCGGTCGTGGCGCGTGACCGGCTCGAGCTCGAGTCCGGCGGCTACGGGCTGCTGCTCGGCGCGGTCGGTGTCGGTGCGGTGTCGGGCGCGTTCGTCCTGCCGCGGCTGCGCGCACGCCTGTCGCTCAACGCGCTCGTGGCGGCGGCCTCGGTGGTCTACGCGCTCGGCCTGGCGCTGCTCGCGGTGGCCGACGCCGTCGCCCTGGCGGTCCTCGCGCTCCCGCCCCTCGGGCTTGCGTGGATCACGGTGATGTCGTCGATGAACGCCGGGGCGCAGTCCATGCTGCCCGCGTGGGCCCGGGCGCGCGGCCTGGCCTTCTACCAGCTGGTGTTCATGGGCGGGCAGGCGCTCGGCGCGGCGTCGTGGGGCGTCGTCGCCCAGCACACGAGCCTGGCGACGACGTTCGGCGCGACCGCCGTCGCACTGCTGGCGGGCGGCGTCCTGGCGCGGGGCTCGGCCCTGCGCGCGCTCGACGTCGACCTGTCGCCGTCGCACCACTGGCCCGAGCCGCACCTGGCCGTCGAGCCGGCGCTCACTGCCGGGCCCGTGCTCGTGACGATCGAGTACGACGTGCCCGAGGATCGTGCGGAGGCGTTCCGCGCGGCGATGGAGCCCGTGGGGCGCAGCCGCCGGCGCACGGGGGCGACGCGCTGGGCGCTCTTCCAGGACGCCGGCGAGCCGCGGCGCTTCGTGGAGGCGTGGCTGACGAGCACGTGGGGCGAGCACCTGCGCCAGCACGCCGAGCGGGTGACGGTGCGCGACCAGGAGTTCGAGGCCAAGGCGCGGTCGCTGCTGGCGGAGGGCTCGCAGCCGCGCGTCTCGCACCTCGTGGCGGGCGGCCCGCACCGGGCCGCCCACGACGACGGACCTACTCCGGGGCGCTCTGGGGCACCAGCCCACCCAGCGGGGACGCCGGACGAGCCGGCGTCGACCGGGTCGGGCTGACGGCCTGGGCGGCGGGCGCGGTGGCCGCCAGGCGGGCGCGGCGCAGCGCGAGGCTCACGCCGAGCACGACGCCGGCCCCGGTGGCCAGCGCCCACGTCTCGCCCTGGCCGAGCTGCGCGGTGATCGGGCCGGGGCACGACTCGGTGATCGCCCAGCCGAGGCCGAAGAGCGCCGAGCCCCAGACGTGGCGCGCCTCGGGCTTCTGGATCGACCACGAGATCGGCTCGCGGGTGAGGACGGCGCGCTGCAGGTGGCGGCGCGCGAGGCGCACCCCGACGAAGCCCACGGCCACCGAGCTGCCCATCATGAGGAACAGGTAGCTGTCCTCGAGCTGCAGCATCGCGTGGATCGTCGCCGGGTCGGTCATCGTCGCCCACGAGATCAGGAAGCCGAACGCGACCCCGAAGAGGGTGCAGGCGACGCGCACGCGGGTCACGAGATCGCCTCCAGCAGGAAGCTCGCGACGATGGCGGTGCCCATGAACGTCGCCATCGCGACCATGCCGCCCGGCGAGCCGAACGACGCGCCGCTCAGGCCGTTGCCCGACGTGCAGCCGCCCGCAGACTTCGCGCCGAAGCCGACGAGCGCACCCGCGCCGACCAGGACGGCGGCGACCACGAGCGTCCCGTCGTCGCCGAAGGCGCGGCCCGCCCAGCCGGTGCCCTCACCGGTGGTGGAGACGCCGGCCAGCAGGCGGAACAGCAGGCCGCCGAGGACGATGCCGAGGACGAACCAGCCCTTCCAGCCCAGGGCGGGGGTGCGCCCGGAGGCGCGCTCGATGACGTCCGACCAGCCGCCGAGCACGCCCATGCGGACGTTCACGAAGGCGAGCAGGCCGACGAGGACGAGGCCGACGAGCGGCCCGAGGACGTACCACGCGGGCGGGTCCTGCAGCAGGTCGTGCATGACCTAGAACCTAGCCAAACCGCACCGCTGCGGTCGGGTTTGGGCGTCAGCTGTTGCGCAAGGCGGAGACGAGCTCCTGCTTGTCCATCTTCGAGCGGCCCTCGATGCCCACCTCGCGGGCCTTCTTGAGCAGCTGGTCCTTCGTCTGGTCCTCGTAGCTGGAGGCCTTGCCGCCCTTCTTGGACGGGTTGCCGCCGCCGGCCTTCGCGTTGGCGATGCGCGCTGCCTTCTGCTTGCTCGCGCCGCTCTTGCGCAGGCCCTCGTAGGTCTTGTCGTCCTTCACCTGGGAGCCGTGGTCCTTCGCCATGCCCGAGGGCTACCCGGTCGGCGGCCGGTCCGTGCGCCGCCCCTTTGCCCGGGGCGGCGGCGCCTCCTCGCGGTCGCGGCGGATCGTCGGCTTCTGGCCCTTGATCTTCGTCTGGCGCAGCGCGCGCACGACGAAGTCCGCGGCCGGCTCGGGCACCTCGACGAGGGCGAAGCGCTCGGCGATGTGGATCGCGCCGATGTCGCTGCCCTGCAGGCGCGTCTCGCCGGTGATCGCGCCGACGAGGTCCTGCGGGCGCACGCCGGCTGCGCGGCCGGCGCCGATGAAGATGCGCGCCGTCGGGCCGGCCGGACCGCGGTCGCCGCCGCCCCGATCGCCGTCGCCGCGCCGCTCGGCGCTGCGCCGGTCGTCGCCCCGGGGCCCGCCGGGACCCCGCTCGCGGCGCTCCTTGCGCGCCGGGACGTCGGGGATCTCCTCGGGCTCGTCCTCGACGCCGGCGCCCGTGGCCTCGTGCGCGAGGCGGATGGCGGCGAGGGCGACGTCGACGAGGTCGTGCTCGGCCACGAGCGCGTCGAGGACCGCGCGGTAGGGCTCGAGCTCGCCGTCGGCCAGCGCCTCCTCGACGCCCGAGCGCGTGAGCTCCATGCGCCGGGCGCGGAGGTCGGCGACGGTCGGCAGGCGCTCGACGGGGATGCGGCGGCGCGTGACGCGCTCGATCGCCTTGAGCAGCCGGTGCTCGCGCGGCTCGGCGAGCGTGATCGCCGCGCCCTCGCGCCCGGCCCGCCCGACGCGGCCGATGCGATGGACGTAGGCCTCGGGCGAGGCCGGGACGTCGTAGTTGACGACGTGGGTGAGCTGCTCGACGTCGAGGCCGCGAGCGGCGACGTCGGTCGCGACGAGGAGGTCGGCCGCGCCGGCGCGCAGCCGGCCCATGACGCGGTCGCGCTGCTCCTGGCTCAGCCCGCCGTGCAGTGCCTCGGCGCGGTGACCGCGGCCGTTGAGCGACTCCGTGAGCTGGTCGACCTCGTCGCGGGTGCGGCAGAAGACCAGCGCGGCGGTCGGCGCCTCGACGTCGAGGACGCGGCCGAGCGCGGCGGGCTTGTGCGCGCGGGCGACCATGTGCGCCGTCTCGCGCACGAGCGGCGCCTCGCCCGGCGCGGGCGCCTCGCGGCCGACGGTCAGGCGGACGGGGTCGCGCAGCTGGCCCTGGGCGATGCGCTCGAGGCGCGGCGGCATCGTCGCGGAGAACAGGACGGTCTGGCGGCGCTCGGGCGCGGCGGCCAGCAGCGCCTCGAGGTCCTCGGCGAAGCCCATGTCGAGCATCTCGTCGGCCTCGTCGAGCACGACGACCTCGACGGCGTCGAGCACGAGCGTGCGGCGCTTGACGTGGTCCAGCGCGCGGCCCGGCGTGGCCACGACGACGTCGACGCCGTCCTGCAGCTCGCGCAGCTGGCGGCGCATGGGCTGGCCGCCGTAGATCGGGACGACCCGCGCGGCCAGGCCGCGGCCGTACTTGTGGGCGGCCTCCGACACCTGGACCGCCAGCTCGCGCGTGGGGACGAGGACGAGGCCCATCGGCCGCCGGTCCTCACGACCGCGCTCGAGGCGCTGGAGCATCGGCAGCGCGAACGCAGCGGTCTTGCCGGTGCCGGTCGCCGCCTGGCCCAGCAGGTCGCGGCCCGCCGCCAGCGGTTCGATCGCCTCGCGCTGGATCGGCGTGGGCTCCTCGTAGCCGAGTGCGGTGACGGCGGCGATGAGCTCGTCGCGCAGGCCGAGGTCGGCGAAGGTCGTGGGGGAGGTGGGGTCCGCGGCCTGCGAGGTGGAGGCGGCGGGTTCGGCGTCGGCGGTCATGCGGGGTCCTTCGTCCATCGGCGAGGCGGGGGTCGGCGGGCCAGGGTGACACCCCGGCCCGCCTGCCCGCAGTCCGGCGGACCCTCGCGGCTAGCGCGCCTGGGCCTTGCGGTACTTCGCGACGGCCAGCGGCGCGAAGATCGCGGTGATGGCGACCGACCAGGCGATGGCGCCCAGGACGCTGCCGCCGTCGGCGCCGACCCACAGGGTCCGCATCGCGTCGACGACGACCGTGAACGGGTTGATCTCCGCGAACCACTCGAGCCCGGCGGGCATCGAGTCGACCGGCACGAAGGCCGACGAGATGAACGTCAGCGGGAAGATCGCCATGAACCCGAAGGAGTTGGCCGCCTCCGGCGTGTTCACGACCAGGCCGATGTACGCGAAGACCCACGAGAACGCGTAGCCGAACAGCAGCAGCAGGCCGATGCCGCCGACGACCTCCACGACGTTCGCGTCGAACGAGAACCCGATGATGAGCGCCGTGGCCAGCAGGATCACGATCCCGACGAGGTTCGTGACGACGTCGGCGATCGTGCGCCCGGCGAGCACCGCCCAGCGCGACATCGGCAGCGACCGGAAGCGGTCGATGAGGCCGCGGTTCATGTCCTCGACCAGGCCGATCGCGGTCACGAAGCCGCCGAACGAGATGTTCTGGACGATGATCCCCGGGATCAGGAAGTCGACGTAGTCGAAGCCCGGCGTGTTGATCGCCCCGCCGAAGACGTAGACGAACAGCAGCACGAACATGATCGGCTGCAGCGTGAAGGCGACCAGCAGGTCGGGCGCGCGCGGCAGGCGCAGCAGGTTGCGCTCGGTCAGCACGAGCGTGTCGGACACCACGCGGCTCATGCGGCCACCTCCTCCCGGTCCTTGCCGGGTTCGCCGTCTCCGTCGCCATCGCCCTGCGGGTCGGCCGCGTGGCCGGTGAGGGCCAGGAACACGTCGTCCAGCGTGGGCCGGCGGACCGCGAGGTCCTCGACCTCCACGCCTGCCTCCTCGAGGCGGCGCACCGCCTGCACGATCGCGCCGGAGCGCTGGCGCACCGCCACGCTCACCGTCGCGCCGCTCACCGCCGGGCGCTCGTCGGACATCGCCTCGAGCGCCGCGGCGGCCCGCTCGCCGTCGGCCTGGTCGGCCAGCGTCACGTCGACGCGCTCGCCGCCGACGCGGTCCTTGAGCTCGTCGGCGGTGCCGTCGGCGATGACCTGACCTCGGTCGATCACCGCGATGCGGTCGGCCAGGCGGTCGGCCTCGTCCAGGTACTGGGTCGTGAGGAGGACCGTCGTGCCCGCGTCCACGAGCTCCTCGATGGTCTCCCACAGGTCGATGCGGCTGCGCGGGTCGAGCCCCGTCGTCGGCTCGTCCATGAACAGCACCGGC
The DNA window shown above is from Conexibacter sp. SYSU D00693 and carries:
- a CDS encoding YeeE/YedE family protein produces the protein MHDLLQDPPAWYVLGPLVGLVLVGLLAFVNVRMGVLGGWSDVIERASGRTPALGWKGWFVLGIVLGGLLFRLLAGVSTTGEGTGWAGRAFGDDGTLVVAAVLVGAGALVGFGAKSAGGCTSGNGLSGASFGSPGGMVAMATFMGTAIVASFLLEAIS
- a CDS encoding SDR family oxidoreductase is translated as MGSDADRQLAVVTGASSGIGFHLAREFAEHGFDLVVAAEDAELSQARADLEHLGAHVEAVQVDLSTREGVEELASRVGDRPVAALALNAGIGMGGDFVRDTDLEQELRMVDLNCRSTVHLAKRLLPGMVERGAGRVLVTSSVASTMPGPYQAVYNATKSFTQSFAEAIREELKDTGVTVTSLMPGPTETEFFDRADMRDTKIGSPEGNDDPADVAKDGFEALMAGKQQVVAGAKANSLQARAGRLVPDALKAKGHAAMAKPGSASDDD
- a CDS encoding STAS domain-containing protein, whose protein sequence is MPADLIPPTFTCTVQPERQRVRVVLAGELDIETEPVVERQLDELREVGFVDLVLDLGGLSFADSTAVNLVLRWTRAAEAQGWHFEVAPGTGTAAELLSFTGVLEHLALDGPRRF
- a CDS encoding ATP-binding cassette domain-containing protein gives rise to the protein MEMTGSEPAIQVQGLRKSFGDVHALQGVDLEVAPGTVLGLLGPNGAGKTTAVRVMTTLLRPDAGSVRVAGLDAVKDAAALRAKIGLAGQYAAVDELLTGEENLVMVGRLYGESRRAAKARAAQLLERFSLTEAAKRPSKTYSGGMRRRLDLAAALVAKPPVLFMDEPTTGLDPRSRIDLWETIEELVDAGTTVLLTTQYLDEADRLADRIAVIDRGQVIADGTADELKDRVGGERVDVTLADQADGERAAAALEAMSDERPAVSGATVSVAVRQRSGAIVQAVRRLEEAGVEVEDLAVRRPTLDDVFLALTGHAADPQGDGDGDGEPGKDREEVAA
- a CDS encoding DUF6691 family protein; protein product: MTRVRVACTLFGVAFGFLISWATMTDPATIHAMLQLEDSYLFLMMGSSVAVGFVGVRLARRHLQRAVLTREPISWSIQKPEARHVWGSALFGLGWAITESCPGPITAQLGQGETWALATGAGVVLGVSLALRRARLAATAPAAQAVSPTRSTPARPASPLGGLVPQSAPE
- a CDS encoding long-chain fatty acid--CoA ligase, which produces MQPTPLTLVQAFDRAERMFADKEVVTATKQGVERTTYREWAVRTRRLAGVLDALGVSADGRVGTFAWNTQRHLQLYFAAPCSGRVLHTLNIRLFPEQVVYVANHAEDEVVFVDRSLIPLLWPLVDQLETVEHVVVMDDGADVEVPDDPRVRDYEELLAQAEPVERFAVEDEDQAAAMCYTSGTTGNPKGVVYSHRSMTLHAMATMLADTFGLSERDTVLPVVPMFHANAWGLAHAAVMTGSSLVLPGPDLSPGAIVALLEAERVTLTAGVPTIWMGMLAELDGRDLSALTRVVCGGSAVPRALSEAYREKLGRPILQAWGMTETSPIGSVARVKSTLDGQDEEALAGVRATAGLPAPLVEVRIQDQETGEELPWDGSAQGELQCRGPWIANGYYDDERSPITDDGWLQTGDVATIDAEGYIRLVDRTKDVIKSGGEWISSVELENEIMADDRVAEAAVIAVPDEKWGERPLACVVPAEGQQLTADDVRAFLDGRVARWWVPERVELIDEVPKTSVGKFSKKDLRARFVGEHATAAPGAGG
- a CDS encoding Rho termination factor N-terminal domain-containing protein — its product is MAKDHGSQVKDDKTYEGLRKSGASKQKAARIANAKAGGGNPSKKGGKASSYEDQTKDQLLKKAREVGIEGRSKMDKQELVSALRNS
- a CDS encoding MFS transporter yields the protein MAATAVDAWAPLRRPVFRTLYVAQFASNLGTWMQTVGAQWLMGDLGGGPLAVALVQTALTLPVFLTVVPAGVLGDLLDRRRLLMAAQSGMLLVAAALAVLTFADVTTQALLLGLTFCLGLGQALVMPSWQAIQPELVGRGEVPQAATLNGVNVNVARAVGPAVGGVLVAAAGPGVVFAVNAVSFLATVGALSRWARPVEERTLGTEPFGDAILAGARFVRSAPALRRLLVRTALFIVPASALWALLPVVARDRLELESGGYGLLLGAVGVGAVSGAFVLPRLRARLSLNALVAAASVVYALGLALLAVADAVALAVLALPPLGLAWITVMSSMNAGAQSMLPAWARARGLAFYQLVFMGGQALGAASWGVVAQHTSLATTFGATAVALLAGGVLARGSALRALDVDLSPSHHWPEPHLAVEPALTAGPVLVTIEYDVPEDRAEAFRAAMEPVGRSRRRTGATRWALFQDAGEPRRFVEAWLTSTWGEHLRQHAERVTVRDQEFEAKARSLLAEGSQPRVSHLVAGGPHRAAHDDGPTPGRSGAPAHPAGTPDEPASTGSG
- a CDS encoding alpha/beta fold hydrolase — translated: MGRLGVGAVAVVLAVLGLPGATAGAQGIEDVLPPGTQRGTLDVPVDHGGALPGTLTVHYVRLPATGTKRGTIVSVPGGPGARGIPDALLAVGKGAPFAPLREGFDLVFYDPRGTGASSPLLCSTAPKGVFGQPGDSVAETAARTNRCGEDLGRRRAAFTTYQETLDVEALRAALGDERIVITGGSYGAQVAGEYARRFPARTQAVVLDSPSPIEGLDAMNLLPSRAAARVLREVCFPPGCITAPETAMAQLLTRLRRSPLRGTAVTKAGRERSATVRVKDVLGLFAEGDFDPMVRASMPAALVAARRGDAAPLLRMLVRGAEASDAGQEERSAFNEVRLLATACTEGDLPWEPTSEPATRPELLRAWLAANAGRYAPLAPDLATMGLADECAGWPATERPPFPPAAARAPEVPALVLVGREDLRTPVEDARRTAAQFPQGQLVAVPGAGHTALSTDETGCAAKALTAFLTTGTATRCSADAGAEREVPVAPVPPLLSELPAAKRLPATASRAGLAAQLTLLDAAHQLLGTSLAEALDGRVSFGGLRGGRAVVTRQGVRLEDYEYVPGVRISGRLSSRMVGTVRLAGRVAGTLTASRSGALRGRVGGVALRLPAP
- a CDS encoding ABC transporter permease; the encoded protein is MSRVVSDTLVLTERNLLRLPRAPDLLVAFTLQPIMFVLLFVYVFGGAINTPGFDYVDFLIPGIIVQNISFGGFVTAIGLVEDMNRGLIDRFRSLPMSRWAVLAGRTIADVVTNLVGIVILLATALIIGFSFDANVVEVVGGIGLLLLFGYAFSWVFAYIGLVVNTPEAANSFGFMAIFPLTFISSAFVPVDSMPAGLEWFAEINPFTVVVDAMRTLWVGADGGSVLGAIAWSVAITAIFAPLAVAKYRKAQAR
- a CDS encoding DEAD/DEAH box helicase; its protein translation is MTADAEPAASTSQAADPTSPTTFADLGLRDELIAAVTALGYEEPTPIQREAIEPLAAGRDLLGQAATGTGKTAAFALPMLQRLERGREDRRPMGLVLVPTRELAVQVSEAAHKYGRGLAARVVPIYGGQPMRRQLRELQDGVDVVVATPGRALDHVKRRTLVLDAVEVVVLDEADEMLDMGFAEDLEALLAAAPERRQTVLFSATMPPRLERIAQGQLRDPVRLTVGREAPAPGEAPLVRETAHMVARAHKPAALGRVLDVEAPTAALVFCRTRDEVDQLTESLNGRGHRAEALHGGLSQEQRDRVMGRLRAGAADLLVATDVAARGLDVEQLTHVVNYDVPASPEAYVHRIGRVGRAGREGAAITLAEPREHRLLKAIERVTRRRIPVERLPTVADLRARRMELTRSGVEEALADGELEPYRAVLDALVAEHDLVDVALAAIRLAHEATGAGVEDEPEEIPDVPARKERRERGPGGPRGDDRRSAERRGDGDRGGGDRGPAGPTARIFIGAGRAAGVRPQDLVGAITGETRLQGSDIGAIHIAERFALVEVPEPAADFVVRALRQTKIKGQKPTIRRDREEAPPPRAKGRRTDRPPTG